In Juglans microcarpa x Juglans regia isolate MS1-56 chromosome 8D, Jm3101_v1.0, whole genome shotgun sequence, the following are encoded in one genomic region:
- the LOC121243255 gene encoding class V chitinase-like isoform X1: MAGVKAGYWILPASAGSRLFDGIVNGGLIFTHVYLGFAQVNRSAFDDSDQSVIVFPPGDVGKISETVHQNSNLKFLLSIGGEGRSDDIAYVVSDPNRHQRFIKDSIKLARKFNFDGLDLCWLYPQPLDSSQSLSNLLGQLLADWRHALDEEANETKLLLTAAVFHQRVINPGVADQFSYPIQALSDNLDWINVLAMDFYTPSNSHQQTGPVHAWRNPPNKDRCGSAGIDNWINGIGPNPVKIETNKLVLGLPFYGYEWTLAGKHEHEFFAGADPAKATSLEFRTIQEQYINKNGGRLVNDDAYGATYWHQEAIWIGFDDAHSIATKVGEAFTEYNLGGYVAWHQEADDYNWTLSKAASNAWDDAINNPNTTTTTTTTTTNTGNTTTTTTTTTNNYTGTITTTITTAAGAASGEGDINNTNTGTTTTAAAASGEEDIDNDPQNSDQNTSTSTSTTTTTTTTTTTTSATTTTTTATSSSTSSVNICNIL; this comes from the exons ATGGCCGGCGTGAAAGCCGGATACTGGATTCTTCCTGCATCGGCCGGCAGCCGCCTGTTCGATGGAATTGTAAATGGCGGCCTGATCTTCACTCATGTCTATCTTGGCTTTGCCCAGGTCAATCGTAGTGCGTTTGATGACAGCGATCAAAGCGTGATCGTTTTCCCTCCTGGCGACGTCGGGAAAATATCCGAAACCGTCCATCAAAACTCTAATTTGAAATTCCTTTTATCCATCGGTGGTGAAGGCCGTTCTGATGACATTGCCTACGTGGTTAGCGATCCAAATAGGCATCAAAGATTCATAAAGGACTCCATAAAACTAGCCAGGAAGTTCAATTTCGATGGCCTGGACCTCTGCTGGCTGTATCCGCAGCCCCTGGACTCCTCGCAGTCGCTGTCGAACCTTCTTGGCCAACTCCTCGCTGATTGGCGACATGCCCTGGACGAGGAGGCCAACGAAACAAAGTTGCTTTTAACTGCAGCGGTATTTCACCAGCGGGTCATTAATCCTGGTGTTGCAGATCAATTCAGTTATCCCATTCAGGCCCTTTCTGACAACCTGGACTGGATCAATGTACTGGCCATGGACTTCTATACTCCCTCCAACTCACACCAGCAGACTGGACCGGTTCATGCGTGGCGTAATCCTCCAAATAAAGACAGGTGTGGAAGTGCAGGCATTGATAACTGGATTAATGGAATTGGTCCTAATCCTGTAAAAATTGAGACCAATAAGTTGGTCCTCGGCCTTCCATTTTATGGCTATGAATGGACTCTGGCAggcaaacatgaacatgaattcTTTGCAGGCGCTGATCCAGCAAAAGCAACCTCCTTAGAGTTCAGAACTATCCAGGAGCAATATATCAACAAAAATGGAGGCCGTCTCGTGAATGATGACGCGTATGGTGCCACCTACTGGCATCAGGAGGCTATTTGGATTGGTTTTGACGATGCGCATAGCATCGCTACTAAGGTTGGGGAGGCGTTTACGGAATATAACTTGGGCGGTTACGTTGCATGGCATCAGGAAGCCGATGACTACAATTGGACTCTCTCAAAAGCTG CTTCCAATGCATGGGATGATGCGATTAATAATCCtaatactactactactactactaccaCTACTACTAATACTGGtaatactactactactacgACTACTACTACTAATAATTATACTGGTACTATAACTACTACTATTACTACTGCTGCTGGTGCTGCTTCTGGAGAAGGGGatattaataatactaatactgGTACTACAactactgctgctgctgcttctggAGAAGAGGATATTGATAATGATCCGCAAAATTCAGATCAAAAcactagtactagtactagtactactactactactactactactactactactactagtgCTACTACTACGACTACTACTGCTactagtagtagtactagttcTGTTAATATATGTAACATATTATAA